The window GTATATTACTAGTATTTAAAAAAAAGAATTAAAAAAAAAGAATAATGATTTTATTTATTCTTTGTCATCATCTTCTTCTTTTGTTTCATCATCTTTGTCTTCTTCTGGTACTTTTTCTTGACTTAGTGTTTTATTTAAGATAATGTAATCTCCATTTGTTACTATGTCATCTTTGTTTATTTCATATTTTGCTTTTGATTTTCCGAATGATTGTTTTTCAACTATAATATCTGTTACTGTTAGTGGATCTTTTGCTATTTCTATGTTTGTTACTTTTCCTGCAATGTTTCCATCTTTGTCTATTACTGTTTTTTCAAGTCCTTGGTTTATTGTTGATGTTTCATCATCTGCTGGTATTTTTGTTAGTGTATTTTCTTTTAATTGATCAAGAGTTTCACTAATTAGGAGGTATTCTCCCATTGCAATAATGCTTTTTGGGTCTATTTCATAGTATTTTTTGCTTATTGGGTTTCCTGTTGATCCATAGAGGTCTACTACTTGGTATGTTTTTACGTTGAATCTGATGTCTGCAAGTTTTGCTACTTCTTTTCCGTCTTTGTCTATTATTTTCATTCCTAAGATTTCTTTAGCATTCATGTTTAATCACGCTTCTTATTTTTTTTTTATTTTATTTTTTTCTTATTTGAT of the Methanosphaera cuniculi genome contains:
- a CDS encoding PRC-barrel domain-containing protein codes for the protein MNAKEILGMKIIDKDGKEVAKLADIRFNVKTYQVVDLYGSTGNPISKKYYEIDPKSIIAMGEYLLISETLDQLKENTLTKIPADDETSTINQGLEKTVIDKDGNIAGKVTNIEIAKDPLTVTDIIVEKQSFGKSKAKYEINKDDIVTNGDYIILNKTLSQEKVPEEDKDDETKEEDDDKE